A window of Coregonus clupeaformis isolate EN_2021a chromosome 28, ASM2061545v1, whole genome shotgun sequence contains these coding sequences:
- the brd9 gene encoding bromodomain-containing protein 9 isoform X1 → MGKKHKKHKPEWRTVDDCEDKPFEKPLKLVLKVGGSEITELSGSGHDSSYYDDRSDHERERHKDKKKKKKKKSEKEKDKHVDDEERRRRKEEKRKKRERDLNESEAATASASGVGLPSVVPSHTGVAVQPFMLPKIPNIGISFEQQEEKKRKRFEMEPEMMDQFHPNIKAEVEQQGDRPIRACRTAPESECTPRQQLLEHFLRQLQRKDAHGFFTFPVTDAIAPGYSVIIKHPMDFSTMNDKITDNEYKTVTEFKADFKLMCDNAMVYNRPETVYYKAAKKLLHTGFKMMSKERLLALKRSMSFMQDMDFSQQAAILGDEDVASEEPPPEVVPVPVESASAKKSKKQPKDIKDMKEVISSYLYEPEGNACSLTDSTAEEHVLALVEHAADEAHDRINRYMPNSKMGYLRKEPDGNLLYTVVNQLNPEAEEEETHPVDLSSLSNKLLPGLTTLGFKDDRRHKVTFLSSTYNTQTLQNNSIYPDLLPDEMDMLYSAYGDETGVQCALSIQEFVKGCGNVTKRLVDGLLDKMTAGDHSKAVFQIRQKRNMALPDETKSNIYDMHVADGTGLGEGSSVLDFMSMKSYSDMSLEMSMLNSLGKSVKKEPEHEDGVSQQHFEEAAKLLQEFQEGQVERGGSRPSSNLSSLSGTSDRDQHHLGSPSHLGVGDQSEMVHDPYEFLQSPEPGSTANS, encoded by the exons ATGGGAAAGAAGCATAAAAAGCACAAGCCGGAGTGGAGAACAGTTGATG ACTGTGAGGACAAGCCTTTTGAGAAGCCGTTGAAGCTGGTGCTGAAAGTGGGAGGAAGTGAGATCACAGAACTCTCAGGCTCCGGCCATGACTCTAGTTACTACGACGACAGGTCAGACCATGAACGAGAGCGCCACAAggacaaaaagaagaagaagaagaaaaagtcTGAGAAGGAGAAAGACAAACACGTAGatgatgaggagaggagaagacgGAAA gaagagaagaggaagaagagagagcggGATCTGAATGAATCAGAGGCTGCTACTGCCTCTGCCAGTGGTGTCGGCCTGCCCAGTGTGGTGCCCAGTCACACTGGTGTGGCAGTCCAGCCTTTCATGCTGCCAAAGATACCAAACATTGGTATTAGTTTTGAG cagcaggaggagaagaagaggaagaggtttGAGATGGAGCCGGAGATGATGGACCAGTTTCACCCCAACATCAAGGCAGAGGTGGAGCAGCAAGGAGACCGGCCTATCAGGGCTTGCAGGACAGCCCCGG AGAGTGAGTGCACCCCTCGGCAGCAGCTCCTGGAACACTTCCTGCGCCAGCTTCAGAG GAAGGATGCCCATGGGTTCTTCACTTTCCCAGTGACAGACGCCATCGCTCCGGGTTACTCTGTGATAATCAAACACCCCATGGACTTCAGCACCATGAACGACAAGATCACAGACAACGAGTACAAAACCGTCACAGAGTTCAAG GCAGACTTCAAGCTGATGTGTGATAATGCCATGGTGTATAACCGGCCAGAGACAGTTTACTACAAGGCTGCCAAGAAACTGCTGCACACTGGCTTCAAGATGATGAGCAAA GAGCGGCTGTTAGCTCTGAAGCGCAGCATGTCTTTCATGCAGGACATGGATTTCTCTCAGCAGGCGGCCATTTTGGGGGACGAGGACGTGGCGTCCGAGGAGCCCCCGCCGGAGGTCGTCCCCGTGCCCGTGGAGTCGGCGTCGGCCAAGAAATCCAAGAAACAGCCCAAAGACATCAAAGATATGAAGGAAGTCATCAG CAGTTACCTATATGAGCCAGAGGGGAACGCCTGCAGCCTGACCGACAGCACAGCGGAGGAACACGTTCTGGCCCTGGTGGAGCACGCTGCAGATGAAGCACACGACCGCATCAACCGATACATGCCCAACTCCAAG ATGGGTTACCTGAGGAAAGAGCCTGATGGCAATCTGTTGTACACTGTAGTGAATCAGCTGAATCCAGAAGCAGAAG AGGAGGAGACCCACCCTGTGGACCTGAGCTCTCTGTCCAATAAACTCCTACCTGGATTAACAACACTGGGCTTCAAAGATGACAGGAGACACAAGG TGACGTTCCTGAGCAGTACCTATAACACCCAGACCCTGCAGAACAACTCCATCTACCCAGACCTGCTGCCTGATGAGATGGACATGCTCTACTCAGCCTACGGGGACGAGACTGGGGTGCAGTGTGCTCTCAG TATTCAGGAGTTTGTTAAAGGTTGTGGGAACGTTACTAAGCGTTTGGTTGACGGGCTCCTGGATAAAATGACTGCAGGGGATCACTCCAAGGCTGTCTTCCAGATCAGACAG AAAAGAAACATGGCGTTACCTGACGAAACCAAGAGCAACATTTACGATATGCAT GTGGCTGATGGGACAGGTCTGGGAGAGGGCAGCTCAGTGCTGGACTTCATGTCCATGAAGAGCTACTCTGACATGTCTCTGGAGATGTCCATGCTCAACTCTTTAG ggaAGTCCGTGAAGAAGGAGCCGGAGCACGAGGACGGGGTCAGCCAGCAGCACTTTGAGGAGGCAGCCAAGCTGCTGCAGGAGTTCCAGGAGGGCCAGGTGGAGAGGGGAGGCTCCAGACCCTCCTCCAACCTCTCCTCCCTGTCAGGGACCTCAGACAGGGACCAGCACCACCTGG GGAGTCCATCACACCTGGGTGTTGGTGACCAGTCTGAGATGGTTCATGACCCATATGAGTTCCTCCAGTCTCCAGAGCCAGGCTCCACAGCCAACAGCTGA
- the brd9 gene encoding bromodomain-containing protein 9 isoform X2, with protein sequence MGKKHKKHKPEWRTVDDCEDKPFEKPLKLVLKVGGSEITELSGSGHDSSYYDDRSDHERERHKDKKKKKKKKSEKEKDKHVDDEERRRRKEEKRKKRERDLNESEAATASASGVGLPSVVPSHTGVAVQPFMLPKIPNIGISFEQQEEKKRKRFEMEPEMMDQFHPNIKAEVEQQGDRPIRACRTAPESECTPRQQLLEHFLRQLQRKDAHGFFTFPVTDAIAPGYSVIIKHPMDFSTMNDKITDNEYKTVTEFKADFKLMCDNAMVYNRPETVYYKAAKKLLHTGFKMMSKERLLALKRSMSFMQDMDFSQQAAILGDEDVASEEPPPEVVPVPVESASAKKSKKQPKDIKDMKEVISYLYEPEGNACSLTDSTAEEHVLALVEHAADEAHDRINRYMPNSKMGYLRKEPDGNLLYTVVNQLNPEAEEEETHPVDLSSLSNKLLPGLTTLGFKDDRRHKVTFLSSTYNTQTLQNNSIYPDLLPDEMDMLYSAYGDETGVQCALSIQEFVKGCGNVTKRLVDGLLDKMTAGDHSKAVFQIRQKRNMALPDETKSNIYDMHVADGTGLGEGSSVLDFMSMKSYSDMSLEMSMLNSLGKSVKKEPEHEDGVSQQHFEEAAKLLQEFQEGQVERGGSRPSSNLSSLSGTSDRDQHHLGSPSHLGVGDQSEMVHDPYEFLQSPEPGSTANS encoded by the exons ATGGGAAAGAAGCATAAAAAGCACAAGCCGGAGTGGAGAACAGTTGATG ACTGTGAGGACAAGCCTTTTGAGAAGCCGTTGAAGCTGGTGCTGAAAGTGGGAGGAAGTGAGATCACAGAACTCTCAGGCTCCGGCCATGACTCTAGTTACTACGACGACAGGTCAGACCATGAACGAGAGCGCCACAAggacaaaaagaagaagaagaagaaaaagtcTGAGAAGGAGAAAGACAAACACGTAGatgatgaggagaggagaagacgGAAA gaagagaagaggaagaagagagagcggGATCTGAATGAATCAGAGGCTGCTACTGCCTCTGCCAGTGGTGTCGGCCTGCCCAGTGTGGTGCCCAGTCACACTGGTGTGGCAGTCCAGCCTTTCATGCTGCCAAAGATACCAAACATTGGTATTAGTTTTGAG cagcaggaggagaagaagaggaagaggtttGAGATGGAGCCGGAGATGATGGACCAGTTTCACCCCAACATCAAGGCAGAGGTGGAGCAGCAAGGAGACCGGCCTATCAGGGCTTGCAGGACAGCCCCGG AGAGTGAGTGCACCCCTCGGCAGCAGCTCCTGGAACACTTCCTGCGCCAGCTTCAGAG GAAGGATGCCCATGGGTTCTTCACTTTCCCAGTGACAGACGCCATCGCTCCGGGTTACTCTGTGATAATCAAACACCCCATGGACTTCAGCACCATGAACGACAAGATCACAGACAACGAGTACAAAACCGTCACAGAGTTCAAG GCAGACTTCAAGCTGATGTGTGATAATGCCATGGTGTATAACCGGCCAGAGACAGTTTACTACAAGGCTGCCAAGAAACTGCTGCACACTGGCTTCAAGATGATGAGCAAA GAGCGGCTGTTAGCTCTGAAGCGCAGCATGTCTTTCATGCAGGACATGGATTTCTCTCAGCAGGCGGCCATTTTGGGGGACGAGGACGTGGCGTCCGAGGAGCCCCCGCCGGAGGTCGTCCCCGTGCCCGTGGAGTCGGCGTCGGCCAAGAAATCCAAGAAACAGCCCAAAGACATCAAAGATATGAAGGAAGTCATCAG TTACCTATATGAGCCAGAGGGGAACGCCTGCAGCCTGACCGACAGCACAGCGGAGGAACACGTTCTGGCCCTGGTGGAGCACGCTGCAGATGAAGCACACGACCGCATCAACCGATACATGCCCAACTCCAAG ATGGGTTACCTGAGGAAAGAGCCTGATGGCAATCTGTTGTACACTGTAGTGAATCAGCTGAATCCAGAAGCAGAAG AGGAGGAGACCCACCCTGTGGACCTGAGCTCTCTGTCCAATAAACTCCTACCTGGATTAACAACACTGGGCTTCAAAGATGACAGGAGACACAAGG TGACGTTCCTGAGCAGTACCTATAACACCCAGACCCTGCAGAACAACTCCATCTACCCAGACCTGCTGCCTGATGAGATGGACATGCTCTACTCAGCCTACGGGGACGAGACTGGGGTGCAGTGTGCTCTCAG TATTCAGGAGTTTGTTAAAGGTTGTGGGAACGTTACTAAGCGTTTGGTTGACGGGCTCCTGGATAAAATGACTGCAGGGGATCACTCCAAGGCTGTCTTCCAGATCAGACAG AAAAGAAACATGGCGTTACCTGACGAAACCAAGAGCAACATTTACGATATGCAT GTGGCTGATGGGACAGGTCTGGGAGAGGGCAGCTCAGTGCTGGACTTCATGTCCATGAAGAGCTACTCTGACATGTCTCTGGAGATGTCCATGCTCAACTCTTTAG ggaAGTCCGTGAAGAAGGAGCCGGAGCACGAGGACGGGGTCAGCCAGCAGCACTTTGAGGAGGCAGCCAAGCTGCTGCAGGAGTTCCAGGAGGGCCAGGTGGAGAGGGGAGGCTCCAGACCCTCCTCCAACCTCTCCTCCCTGTCAGGGACCTCAGACAGGGACCAGCACCACCTGG GGAGTCCATCACACCTGGGTGTTGGTGACCAGTCTGAGATGGTTCATGACCCATATGAGTTCCTCCAGTCTCCAGAGCCAGGCTCCACAGCCAACAGCTGA
- the brd9 gene encoding bromodomain-containing protein 9 isoform X5 gives MGKKHKKHKPEWRTVDDCEDKPFEKPLKLVLKVGGSEITELSGSGHDSSYYDDRSDHERERHKDKKKKKKKKSEKEKDKHVDDEERRRRKEEKRKKRERDLNESEAATASASGVGLPSVVPSHTGVAVQPFMLPKIPNIGISFEQQEEKKRKRFEMEPEMMDQFHPNIKAEVEQQGDRPIRACRTAPESECTPRQQLLEHFLRQLQRKDAHGFFTFPVTDAIAPGYSVIIKHPMDFSTMNDKITDNEYKTVTEFKADFKLMCDNAMVYNRPETVYYKAAKKLLHTGFKMMSKQAAILGDEDVASEEPPPEVVPVPVESASAKKSKKQPKDIKDMKEVISYLYEPEGNACSLTDSTAEEHVLALVEHAADEAHDRINRYMPNSKMGYLRKEPDGNLLYTVVNQLNPEAEEEETHPVDLSSLSNKLLPGLTTLGFKDDRRHKVTFLSSTYNTQTLQNNSIYPDLLPDEMDMLYSAYGDETGVQCALSIQEFVKGCGNVTKRLVDGLLDKMTAGDHSKAVFQIRQKRNMALPDETKSNIYDMHVADGTGLGEGSSVLDFMSMKSYSDMSLEMSMLNSLGKSVKKEPEHEDGVSQQHFEEAAKLLQEFQEGQVERGGSRPSSNLSSLSGTSDRDQHHLGSPSHLGVGDQSEMVHDPYEFLQSPEPGSTANS, from the exons ATGGGAAAGAAGCATAAAAAGCACAAGCCGGAGTGGAGAACAGTTGATG ACTGTGAGGACAAGCCTTTTGAGAAGCCGTTGAAGCTGGTGCTGAAAGTGGGAGGAAGTGAGATCACAGAACTCTCAGGCTCCGGCCATGACTCTAGTTACTACGACGACAGGTCAGACCATGAACGAGAGCGCCACAAggacaaaaagaagaagaagaagaaaaagtcTGAGAAGGAGAAAGACAAACACGTAGatgatgaggagaggagaagacgGAAA gaagagaagaggaagaagagagagcggGATCTGAATGAATCAGAGGCTGCTACTGCCTCTGCCAGTGGTGTCGGCCTGCCCAGTGTGGTGCCCAGTCACACTGGTGTGGCAGTCCAGCCTTTCATGCTGCCAAAGATACCAAACATTGGTATTAGTTTTGAG cagcaggaggagaagaagaggaagaggtttGAGATGGAGCCGGAGATGATGGACCAGTTTCACCCCAACATCAAGGCAGAGGTGGAGCAGCAAGGAGACCGGCCTATCAGGGCTTGCAGGACAGCCCCGG AGAGTGAGTGCACCCCTCGGCAGCAGCTCCTGGAACACTTCCTGCGCCAGCTTCAGAG GAAGGATGCCCATGGGTTCTTCACTTTCCCAGTGACAGACGCCATCGCTCCGGGTTACTCTGTGATAATCAAACACCCCATGGACTTCAGCACCATGAACGACAAGATCACAGACAACGAGTACAAAACCGTCACAGAGTTCAAG GCAGACTTCAAGCTGATGTGTGATAATGCCATGGTGTATAACCGGCCAGAGACAGTTTACTACAAGGCTGCCAAGAAACTGCTGCACACTGGCTTCAAGATGATGAGCAAA CAGGCGGCCATTTTGGGGGACGAGGACGTGGCGTCCGAGGAGCCCCCGCCGGAGGTCGTCCCCGTGCCCGTGGAGTCGGCGTCGGCCAAGAAATCCAAGAAACAGCCCAAAGACATCAAAGATATGAAGGAAGTCATCAG TTACCTATATGAGCCAGAGGGGAACGCCTGCAGCCTGACCGACAGCACAGCGGAGGAACACGTTCTGGCCCTGGTGGAGCACGCTGCAGATGAAGCACACGACCGCATCAACCGATACATGCCCAACTCCAAG ATGGGTTACCTGAGGAAAGAGCCTGATGGCAATCTGTTGTACACTGTAGTGAATCAGCTGAATCCAGAAGCAGAAG AGGAGGAGACCCACCCTGTGGACCTGAGCTCTCTGTCCAATAAACTCCTACCTGGATTAACAACACTGGGCTTCAAAGATGACAGGAGACACAAGG TGACGTTCCTGAGCAGTACCTATAACACCCAGACCCTGCAGAACAACTCCATCTACCCAGACCTGCTGCCTGATGAGATGGACATGCTCTACTCAGCCTACGGGGACGAGACTGGGGTGCAGTGTGCTCTCAG TATTCAGGAGTTTGTTAAAGGTTGTGGGAACGTTACTAAGCGTTTGGTTGACGGGCTCCTGGATAAAATGACTGCAGGGGATCACTCCAAGGCTGTCTTCCAGATCAGACAG AAAAGAAACATGGCGTTACCTGACGAAACCAAGAGCAACATTTACGATATGCAT GTGGCTGATGGGACAGGTCTGGGAGAGGGCAGCTCAGTGCTGGACTTCATGTCCATGAAGAGCTACTCTGACATGTCTCTGGAGATGTCCATGCTCAACTCTTTAG ggaAGTCCGTGAAGAAGGAGCCGGAGCACGAGGACGGGGTCAGCCAGCAGCACTTTGAGGAGGCAGCCAAGCTGCTGCAGGAGTTCCAGGAGGGCCAGGTGGAGAGGGGAGGCTCCAGACCCTCCTCCAACCTCTCCTCCCTGTCAGGGACCTCAGACAGGGACCAGCACCACCTGG GGAGTCCATCACACCTGGGTGTTGGTGACCAGTCTGAGATGGTTCATGACCCATATGAGTTCCTCCAGTCTCCAGAGCCAGGCTCCACAGCCAACAGCTGA
- the brd9 gene encoding bromodomain-containing protein 9 isoform X7 has protein sequence MGKKHKKHKPEWRTVDDCEDKPFEKPLKLVLKVGGSEITELSGSGHDSSYYDDRSDHERERHKDKKKKKKKKSEKEKDKHVDDEERRRRKEEKRKKRERDLNESEAATASASGVGLPSVVPSHTGVAVQPFMLPKIPNIGISFEQQEEKKRKRFEMEPEMMDQFHPNIKAEVEQQGDRPIRACRTAPESECTPRQQLLEHFLRQLQRKDAHGFFTFPVTDAIAPGYSVIIKHPMDFSTMNDKITDNEYKTVTEFKADFKLMCDNAMVYNRPETVYYKAAKKLLHTGFKMMSKAAILGDEDVASEEPPPEVVPVPVESASAKKSKKQPKDIKDMKEVISYLYEPEGNACSLTDSTAEEHVLALVEHAADEAHDRINRYMPNSKMGYLRKEPDGNLLYTVVNQLNPEAEEEETHPVDLSSLSNKLLPGLTTLGFKDDRRHKVTFLSSTYNTQTLQNNSIYPDLLPDEMDMLYSAYGDETGVQCALSIQEFVKGCGNVTKRLVDGLLDKMTAGDHSKAVFQIRQKRNMALPDETKSNIYDMHVADGTGLGEGSSVLDFMSMKSYSDMSLEMSMLNSLGKSVKKEPEHEDGVSQQHFEEAAKLLQEFQEGQVERGGSRPSSNLSSLSGTSDRDQHHLGSPSHLGVGDQSEMVHDPYEFLQSPEPGSTANS, from the exons ATGGGAAAGAAGCATAAAAAGCACAAGCCGGAGTGGAGAACAGTTGATG ACTGTGAGGACAAGCCTTTTGAGAAGCCGTTGAAGCTGGTGCTGAAAGTGGGAGGAAGTGAGATCACAGAACTCTCAGGCTCCGGCCATGACTCTAGTTACTACGACGACAGGTCAGACCATGAACGAGAGCGCCACAAggacaaaaagaagaagaagaagaaaaagtcTGAGAAGGAGAAAGACAAACACGTAGatgatgaggagaggagaagacgGAAA gaagagaagaggaagaagagagagcggGATCTGAATGAATCAGAGGCTGCTACTGCCTCTGCCAGTGGTGTCGGCCTGCCCAGTGTGGTGCCCAGTCACACTGGTGTGGCAGTCCAGCCTTTCATGCTGCCAAAGATACCAAACATTGGTATTAGTTTTGAG cagcaggaggagaagaagaggaagaggtttGAGATGGAGCCGGAGATGATGGACCAGTTTCACCCCAACATCAAGGCAGAGGTGGAGCAGCAAGGAGACCGGCCTATCAGGGCTTGCAGGACAGCCCCGG AGAGTGAGTGCACCCCTCGGCAGCAGCTCCTGGAACACTTCCTGCGCCAGCTTCAGAG GAAGGATGCCCATGGGTTCTTCACTTTCCCAGTGACAGACGCCATCGCTCCGGGTTACTCTGTGATAATCAAACACCCCATGGACTTCAGCACCATGAACGACAAGATCACAGACAACGAGTACAAAACCGTCACAGAGTTCAAG GCAGACTTCAAGCTGATGTGTGATAATGCCATGGTGTATAACCGGCCAGAGACAGTTTACTACAAGGCTGCCAAGAAACTGCTGCACACTGGCTTCAAGATGATGAGCAAA GCGGCCATTTTGGGGGACGAGGACGTGGCGTCCGAGGAGCCCCCGCCGGAGGTCGTCCCCGTGCCCGTGGAGTCGGCGTCGGCCAAGAAATCCAAGAAACAGCCCAAAGACATCAAAGATATGAAGGAAGTCATCAG TTACCTATATGAGCCAGAGGGGAACGCCTGCAGCCTGACCGACAGCACAGCGGAGGAACACGTTCTGGCCCTGGTGGAGCACGCTGCAGATGAAGCACACGACCGCATCAACCGATACATGCCCAACTCCAAG ATGGGTTACCTGAGGAAAGAGCCTGATGGCAATCTGTTGTACACTGTAGTGAATCAGCTGAATCCAGAAGCAGAAG AGGAGGAGACCCACCCTGTGGACCTGAGCTCTCTGTCCAATAAACTCCTACCTGGATTAACAACACTGGGCTTCAAAGATGACAGGAGACACAAGG TGACGTTCCTGAGCAGTACCTATAACACCCAGACCCTGCAGAACAACTCCATCTACCCAGACCTGCTGCCTGATGAGATGGACATGCTCTACTCAGCCTACGGGGACGAGACTGGGGTGCAGTGTGCTCTCAG TATTCAGGAGTTTGTTAAAGGTTGTGGGAACGTTACTAAGCGTTTGGTTGACGGGCTCCTGGATAAAATGACTGCAGGGGATCACTCCAAGGCTGTCTTCCAGATCAGACAG AAAAGAAACATGGCGTTACCTGACGAAACCAAGAGCAACATTTACGATATGCAT GTGGCTGATGGGACAGGTCTGGGAGAGGGCAGCTCAGTGCTGGACTTCATGTCCATGAAGAGCTACTCTGACATGTCTCTGGAGATGTCCATGCTCAACTCTTTAG ggaAGTCCGTGAAGAAGGAGCCGGAGCACGAGGACGGGGTCAGCCAGCAGCACTTTGAGGAGGCAGCCAAGCTGCTGCAGGAGTTCCAGGAGGGCCAGGTGGAGAGGGGAGGCTCCAGACCCTCCTCCAACCTCTCCTCCCTGTCAGGGACCTCAGACAGGGACCAGCACCACCTGG GGAGTCCATCACACCTGGGTGTTGGTGACCAGTCTGAGATGGTTCATGACCCATATGAGTTCCTCCAGTCTCCAGAGCCAGGCTCCACAGCCAACAGCTGA
- the brd9 gene encoding bromodomain-containing protein 9 isoform X3, with protein MGKKHKKHKPEWRTVDDCEDKPFEKPLKLVLKVGGSEITELSGSGHDSSYYDDRSDHERERHKDKKKKKKKKSEKEKDKHVDDEERRRRKEEKRKKRERDLNESEAATASASGVGLPSVVPSHTGVAVQPFMLPKIPNIGISFEQEEKKRKRFEMEPEMMDQFHPNIKAEVEQQGDRPIRACRTAPESECTPRQQLLEHFLRQLQRKDAHGFFTFPVTDAIAPGYSVIIKHPMDFSTMNDKITDNEYKTVTEFKADFKLMCDNAMVYNRPETVYYKAAKKLLHTGFKMMSKERLLALKRSMSFMQDMDFSQQAAILGDEDVASEEPPPEVVPVPVESASAKKSKKQPKDIKDMKEVISSYLYEPEGNACSLTDSTAEEHVLALVEHAADEAHDRINRYMPNSKMGYLRKEPDGNLLYTVVNQLNPEAEEEETHPVDLSSLSNKLLPGLTTLGFKDDRRHKVTFLSSTYNTQTLQNNSIYPDLLPDEMDMLYSAYGDETGVQCALSIQEFVKGCGNVTKRLVDGLLDKMTAGDHSKAVFQIRQKRNMALPDETKSNIYDMHVADGTGLGEGSSVLDFMSMKSYSDMSLEMSMLNSLGKSVKKEPEHEDGVSQQHFEEAAKLLQEFQEGQVERGGSRPSSNLSSLSGTSDRDQHHLGSPSHLGVGDQSEMVHDPYEFLQSPEPGSTANS; from the exons ATGGGAAAGAAGCATAAAAAGCACAAGCCGGAGTGGAGAACAGTTGATG ACTGTGAGGACAAGCCTTTTGAGAAGCCGTTGAAGCTGGTGCTGAAAGTGGGAGGAAGTGAGATCACAGAACTCTCAGGCTCCGGCCATGACTCTAGTTACTACGACGACAGGTCAGACCATGAACGAGAGCGCCACAAggacaaaaagaagaagaagaagaaaaagtcTGAGAAGGAGAAAGACAAACACGTAGatgatgaggagaggagaagacgGAAA gaagagaagaggaagaagagagagcggGATCTGAATGAATCAGAGGCTGCTACTGCCTCTGCCAGTGGTGTCGGCCTGCCCAGTGTGGTGCCCAGTCACACTGGTGTGGCAGTCCAGCCTTTCATGCTGCCAAAGATACCAAACATTGGTATTAGTTTTGAG caggaggagaagaagaggaagaggtttGAGATGGAGCCGGAGATGATGGACCAGTTTCACCCCAACATCAAGGCAGAGGTGGAGCAGCAAGGAGACCGGCCTATCAGGGCTTGCAGGACAGCCCCGG AGAGTGAGTGCACCCCTCGGCAGCAGCTCCTGGAACACTTCCTGCGCCAGCTTCAGAG GAAGGATGCCCATGGGTTCTTCACTTTCCCAGTGACAGACGCCATCGCTCCGGGTTACTCTGTGATAATCAAACACCCCATGGACTTCAGCACCATGAACGACAAGATCACAGACAACGAGTACAAAACCGTCACAGAGTTCAAG GCAGACTTCAAGCTGATGTGTGATAATGCCATGGTGTATAACCGGCCAGAGACAGTTTACTACAAGGCTGCCAAGAAACTGCTGCACACTGGCTTCAAGATGATGAGCAAA GAGCGGCTGTTAGCTCTGAAGCGCAGCATGTCTTTCATGCAGGACATGGATTTCTCTCAGCAGGCGGCCATTTTGGGGGACGAGGACGTGGCGTCCGAGGAGCCCCCGCCGGAGGTCGTCCCCGTGCCCGTGGAGTCGGCGTCGGCCAAGAAATCCAAGAAACAGCCCAAAGACATCAAAGATATGAAGGAAGTCATCAG CAGTTACCTATATGAGCCAGAGGGGAACGCCTGCAGCCTGACCGACAGCACAGCGGAGGAACACGTTCTGGCCCTGGTGGAGCACGCTGCAGATGAAGCACACGACCGCATCAACCGATACATGCCCAACTCCAAG ATGGGTTACCTGAGGAAAGAGCCTGATGGCAATCTGTTGTACACTGTAGTGAATCAGCTGAATCCAGAAGCAGAAG AGGAGGAGACCCACCCTGTGGACCTGAGCTCTCTGTCCAATAAACTCCTACCTGGATTAACAACACTGGGCTTCAAAGATGACAGGAGACACAAGG TGACGTTCCTGAGCAGTACCTATAACACCCAGACCCTGCAGAACAACTCCATCTACCCAGACCTGCTGCCTGATGAGATGGACATGCTCTACTCAGCCTACGGGGACGAGACTGGGGTGCAGTGTGCTCTCAG TATTCAGGAGTTTGTTAAAGGTTGTGGGAACGTTACTAAGCGTTTGGTTGACGGGCTCCTGGATAAAATGACTGCAGGGGATCACTCCAAGGCTGTCTTCCAGATCAGACAG AAAAGAAACATGGCGTTACCTGACGAAACCAAGAGCAACATTTACGATATGCAT GTGGCTGATGGGACAGGTCTGGGAGAGGGCAGCTCAGTGCTGGACTTCATGTCCATGAAGAGCTACTCTGACATGTCTCTGGAGATGTCCATGCTCAACTCTTTAG ggaAGTCCGTGAAGAAGGAGCCGGAGCACGAGGACGGGGTCAGCCAGCAGCACTTTGAGGAGGCAGCCAAGCTGCTGCAGGAGTTCCAGGAGGGCCAGGTGGAGAGGGGAGGCTCCAGACCCTCCTCCAACCTCTCCTCCCTGTCAGGGACCTCAGACAGGGACCAGCACCACCTGG GGAGTCCATCACACCTGGGTGTTGGTGACCAGTCTGAGATGGTTCATGACCCATATGAGTTCCTCCAGTCTCCAGAGCCAGGCTCCACAGCCAACAGCTGA